The Gemmatimonadota bacterium genome has a segment encoding these proteins:
- a CDS encoding Gfo/Idh/MocA family oxidoreductase, with product MAVKVGFIGTGGISRPHRKHLKNMDDVEVVAMCDLEKDRVAEAAEEWNATVYTDYKTMLENEEMDALYVCIPPFAHEEQEIMAAEKGIALFVEKPVSVTMEKAREVDAAIRKNNVVSCVGFQGRYLDIIAQTKDLLKDRPVGLAMGYWMGGMPQVPWWRRKEMSGGQAVEQTIHVTDMTRYLFGEVKSVYAAGRTGLMTDVPDYNIEDSSAATLVFENGLAATIFSACFLSGGRGRGGIDIFTKDMNIEYRERRSITIIQNGNSERVEVQNDYWQDMDNDFIDAVRKGDDSALKTTYADAVKTQEIVMAVNRSIETGEVVQISDM from the coding sequence ATGGCTGTAAAAGTAGGATTTATCGGAACTGGCGGCATATCGCGCCCCCACCGAAAACATCTCAAAAATATGGATGACGTAGAGGTGGTGGCAATGTGTGACCTCGAAAAAGACCGCGTCGCAGAAGCCGCCGAAGAATGGAATGCGACGGTCTATACAGATTACAAAACAATGCTCGAAAACGAAGAAATGGACGCGCTATACGTATGCATTCCGCCCTTTGCACACGAAGAGCAGGAAATCATGGCCGCTGAAAAAGGCATAGCCCTCTTCGTGGAAAAACCCGTATCTGTCACAATGGAAAAAGCCCGCGAAGTCGATGCCGCCATTCGCAAAAACAACGTCGTATCGTGCGTTGGATTTCAAGGACGCTATTTAGACATTATCGCACAGACAAAAGACCTGCTCAAAGATCGCCCCGTTGGCCTGGCAATGGGATACTGGATGGGAGGAATGCCGCAAGTACCCTGGTGGCGGCGCAAAGAAATGTCGGGTGGCCAGGCCGTTGAGCAAACCATTCACGTCACCGATATGACGCGGTATCTCTTTGGCGAAGTAAAATCCGTCTATGCGGCAGGGCGCACGGGCTTAATGACCGACGTGCCCGACTATAACATCGAAGATAGCAGCGCAGCCACGCTCGTTTTTGAAAATGGTCTGGCCGCCACCATCTTCTCAGCGTGTTTTCTATCGGGAGGACGAGGCAGAGGCGGCATTGACATCTTCACCAAAGACATGAACATCGAATATCGCGAGCGCAGATCCATCACCATCATTCAAAATGGCAATTCAGAACGGGTCGAAGTGCAAAACGATTACTGGCAAGACATGGACAATGACTTTATAGATGCCGTGAGAAAAGGCGACGACTCCGCACTCAAAACCACGTATGCCGATGCCGTCAAAACACAAGAAATCGTCATGGCCGTCAACCGCTCAATAGAAACGGGCGAAGTGGTTCAGATATCGGATATGTGA
- a CDS encoding FAD-binding oxidoreductase — MNNFSNIAVIGAGIVGASIAFHLARRGAKVTLIDVGEPRKKSAIQPATAVSFAWMNARDKNPRHYHLFNRRSLDMWARFVERLGIPQSATWGGELRWASTDDGAREIVKRAGVLQSWGYPIRLLNGEEVESLEPGLTPGVVTAASYTDIEGHADTGAVVRACVERLKEWGADIFWGTHVTGLARSGADIAAVVTDRGEIACDAVVLAGGADTASLAAMADVDVPVYYTFGCTILTEPVPPVFENASVVHSPRDCPPQTNFRQLPNGSVMLHGGAHGRVYDGGSLGQDDREVQRVVDAVARFLPAIEGVPVREVRRGRRPVPEDGHPILGFSKRVPNLYLSVTHSGVTLAPLIGECAAIEILDGARIDFLRRYRLERFLQ, encoded by the coding sequence ATGAACAATTTTTCAAATATCGCTGTGATTGGCGCGGGTATTGTGGGGGCATCAATCGCATTTCACCTGGCGAGGCGCGGTGCGAAGGTCACGCTGATTGATGTGGGTGAACCCAGGAAGAAATCAGCTATTCAGCCGGCAACGGCTGTATCTTTTGCATGGATGAATGCACGCGATAAAAATCCCAGACATTATCACCTTTTCAACCGGCGCTCGCTGGATATGTGGGCGCGATTTGTCGAGCGACTGGGCATACCGCAAAGCGCGACATGGGGCGGTGAATTGCGGTGGGCATCTACGGATGATGGGGCGCGGGAAATTGTGAAGCGCGCGGGCGTTTTGCAGTCTTGGGGATATCCCATCCGTCTGTTGAATGGGGAGGAGGTTGAATCATTGGAGCCGGGTTTGACGCCCGGCGTTGTGACGGCAGCTTCTTATACGGATATAGAAGGACACGCAGATACAGGGGCTGTTGTTCGGGCATGTGTCGAACGGTTAAAGGAATGGGGCGCGGATATTTTTTGGGGGACACACGTCACAGGGCTGGCGCGTTCGGGGGCAGATATAGCGGCTGTGGTGACGGACAGGGGAGAGATTGCGTGTGATGCAGTTGTGCTTGCAGGGGGTGCAGATACAGCAAGTCTCGCGGCAATGGCAGATGTTGATGTGCCTGTGTATTACACGTTTGGATGTACGATTTTGACAGAGCCTGTGCCGCCTGTTTTTGAAAACGCATCGGTGGTGCATTCGCCCCGCGATTGTCCTCCGCAGACCAATTTCAGGCAGTTGCCCAATGGTTCGGTGATGCTTCACGGAGGGGCGCACGGTCGGGTGTACGATGGTGGTTCGCTTGGGCAGGATGATCGAGAAGTGCAGCGGGTGGTCGATGCTGTGGCGCGTTTTTTGCCTGCGATTGAAGGCGTGCCCGTGCGCGAGGTCCGGCGCGGGCGCCGTCCTGTTCCTGAGGACGGACACCCGATTCTCGGATTTTCCAAACGGGTTCCAAATCTCTATTTGTCTGTGACACACAGCGGGGTTACGCTCGCGCCTTTAATTGGCGAATGCGCGGCGATTGAGATTTTGGATGGTGCTCGAATAGATTTTTTGAGACGCTATCGCCTCGAGCGGTTTTTACAGTGA
- a CDS encoding DUF433 domain-containing protein, with the protein MSIEIGTLLVKDPDICGGLLRIDGTRMTVNQIVVWYKQGYSPEEIADQYPHLTLSQIYAALAYYHANKEEVEASLVAEEKKIDQ; encoded by the coding sequence ATGAGCATAGAAATTGGCACTTTGCTGGTTAAAGACCCGGATATATGTGGTGGACTCTTACGCATAGACGGTACGCGCATGACAGTAAATCAAATCGTTGTGTGGTATAAACAAGGGTATAGCCCGGAAGAAATTGCAGATCAATATCCGCATTTGACGCTATCGCAAATCTATGCAGCGTTGGCTTATTACCACGCGAACAAAGAAGAAGTAGAAGCGTCTTTGGTGGCCGAAGAAAAAAAAATTGACCAGTGA
- a CDS encoding alanine/glycine:cation symporter family protein, which yields MSFKNRTFFWFAWLLGLSVVGYAFAQEASSGESPGGIKAFTMALNEHLGTVVGFLGNILFQDFGTDIPLIVVVLFGGGVYYSFYFGWISLRGFKHSIDVIRGRYDHPDHPGEISHFKALTSALSATVGLGNIAGVAIAISLGGPGAVFWMIGMAFFGMASKLASCTLAVMHRKIHPDGRVSGGPMYYLEHGLGEKGLRPLGRTFAVIFAILTIGGSLGGGNMFQANQTLEILSTVSESFITYNWLMGIVMATFVAIVIIGGIKRIGNVTSRIVPFMCGLYVLTSILIILTNITEVPGLIANIISQAFTPEAMYGGFIGVLVNGVKRAAFSNEAGLGSAAFAHAAAKTDEPAREGMVAMIGPFIDTIIICLMTALVCMITGAYQLAEFQGTSDWVVGAKMTAAAFDSFIPGARYVLAIAVMLFAYSTMISWSYYGERAWEYLFGMKSILAYRVIFVCFVFIGSVTALKNVLNFSDMMILGMAFPNIVGGVILSPQIKAVLKEYWGRYKAGELTVYK from the coding sequence ATGTCTTTCAAGAATCGCACGTTTTTTTGGTTTGCCTGGCTTCTGGGTCTGTCTGTAGTCGGTTATGCATTTGCACAGGAAGCATCGTCGGGTGAATCGCCGGGAGGAATTAAAGCATTTACGATGGCTTTGAATGAACACCTGGGTACGGTTGTCGGGTTTTTGGGCAATATTTTATTTCAGGATTTCGGTACAGATATTCCTCTCATTGTCGTTGTCTTGTTTGGTGGTGGCGTGTATTACTCTTTTTATTTTGGCTGGATTTCTCTGCGTGGTTTCAAACATTCGATTGACGTGATTCGCGGGCGGTACGATCATCCCGACCATCCTGGCGAAATTTCGCACTTTAAGGCACTGACCAGTGCGCTGTCTGCGACTGTGGGATTGGGAAATATCGCTGGGGTTGCAATTGCGATAAGTCTGGGGGGACCTGGTGCGGTTTTCTGGATGATTGGTATGGCGTTTTTTGGCATGGCTTCAAAGCTGGCGTCCTGTACGCTGGCGGTAATGCACAGGAAAATCCATCCCGATGGCCGCGTGTCGGGTGGCCCGATGTATTATCTGGAACACGGTCTTGGCGAAAAAGGCCTCAGGCCGTTGGGGCGCACATTCGCTGTGATTTTTGCGATTCTGACGATTGGCGGTTCTCTGGGTGGCGGCAATATGTTTCAAGCCAACCAGACCCTTGAAATTCTCAGCACAGTATCTGAGAGCTTTATAACATATAACTGGCTAATGGGTATTGTTATGGCGACATTTGTAGCCATTGTCATTATTGGCGGCATCAAGCGCATTGGCAATGTAACGTCGCGCATTGTGCCCTTTATGTGTGGACTATATGTTCTGACCTCAATTTTGATTATTCTGACGAATATTACAGAAGTTCCCGGGCTTATTGCGAATATTATTTCACAGGCGTTTACGCCAGAAGCTATGTATGGCGGATTTATCGGGGTATTGGTTAACGGGGTTAAGCGGGCTGCTTTTTCCAATGAGGCGGGATTGGGTTCTGCTGCATTTGCCCACGCGGCAGCCAAAACCGATGAACCCGCTCGTGAAGGGATGGTCGCGATGATCGGGCCTTTTATCGATACCATTATTATATGTTTGATGACGGCATTGGTTTGTATGATCACAGGTGCATATCAACTTGCAGAGTTTCAAGGTACGTCAGACTGGGTAGTTGGTGCTAAAATGACGGCTGCGGCATTTGATTCGTTTATTCCTGGGGCGCGTTATGTGCTCGCGATTGCCGTGATGCTTTTTGCGTATTCGACTATGATCTCCTGGTCTTATTACGGCGAGCGTGCATGGGAATATCTTTTTGGTATGAAATCTATTCTGGCTTATCGGGTTATTTTTGTTTGCTTTGTGTTCATCGGATCGGTCACTGCGTTAAAAAATGTTCTCAATTTTTCAGACATGATGATTTTGGGTATGGCGTTTCCGAATATTGTCGGTGGCGTTATTTTAAGCCCACAGATCAAGGCTGTGCTCAAAGAATACTGGGGACGTTACAAGGCGGGTGAGTTAACGGTGTATAAATAA
- the sulP gene encoding sulfate permease, with protein MPNSLLHRYLPFLNWIGELKDRHILRADIIAGITLSLVLIPQAMANAQLAEMPPYYGFYASFVPIIVSALFGSSRQLSTGPVALVALMVASELGQLAVDEQAYIAYAILLALMVGLLQFGLGILRLGVLVNFLSHPVVLGFTNAAAIIIGTSQIDKLFGVTVERGGAHYERMIRMWDVISAGFHSPTLIMGLSAIALLFILRRISPQIPGVLIVAILTTGISWLIGFEQNYGGQVVGNIPEGIPAFALPVIDWGIVPHILSATITIALIGYLETISIAKAIATQTRQRIDANQELLAQGLSNIAGSFFQSFPVSGSFVRSTVTLRAGGQTGFASVIAGLVVILLLLFFTQLLYHMPLSTLAAIVIVSVTALINVKPIVSAWKVHKHDGIVAISSFALTLIFAPHLDQGILIGASLSIALYLYRTMKPRVAFLARHPDGAFRDAVEHDLELCDAIATIRFDGSLYFGSAGAFEDAVLERIRDPKLRYVIVDAEGINEIDATGKEMLIGVVQRLHETGIEVLFTRTKKQILDALNRAGVLEAIGRDRFYATLDSVLAHVWEALEDQYPCDRSCPAGCPLHRPRPDGDVFYRV; from the coding sequence ATGCCAAATTCACTACTCCATCGCTATCTGCCTTTTCTCAACTGGATTGGAGAACTCAAAGACCGGCACATCCTGCGCGCCGATATTATTGCGGGCATCACCTTATCGCTGGTCTTGATCCCACAGGCCATGGCCAATGCCCAACTGGCCGAAATGCCGCCCTACTACGGCTTCTATGCATCCTTTGTACCCATCATTGTCAGCGCCCTCTTCGGGTCTTCTCGCCAACTCTCCACAGGCCCGGTTGCGCTCGTCGCCTTGATGGTCGCCTCTGAATTGGGACAACTCGCAGTTGACGAACAGGCGTATATCGCCTATGCGATCCTGCTGGCTCTCATGGTTGGCCTCTTGCAATTCGGGCTGGGCATATTGCGCCTGGGCGTATTGGTGAACTTTCTCTCACATCCGGTGGTACTCGGTTTTACCAATGCCGCAGCCATCATCATCGGCACATCGCAAATCGACAAATTATTCGGCGTCACCGTAGAACGCGGCGGGGCACATTACGAACGCATGATACGCATGTGGGACGTCATATCAGCGGGCTTTCACTCCCCCACCCTGATCATGGGCCTCTCTGCCATCGCATTATTATTTATCTTGCGCCGCATTAGCCCGCAAATCCCGGGTGTGCTAATTGTCGCCATCTTGACAACAGGCATCTCATGGCTCATCGGATTTGAACAAAATTACGGCGGACAGGTCGTGGGCAACATCCCCGAAGGCATCCCCGCATTTGCACTGCCAGTAATTGACTGGGGTATCGTACCACATATCCTCAGTGCCACCATAACCATCGCACTCATTGGATACCTGGAAACCATTTCAATTGCCAAAGCCATCGCCACGCAAACCCGTCAACGCATTGACGCCAACCAGGAATTGCTCGCACAGGGCTTGAGCAATATCGCTGGCAGTTTTTTTCAGAGTTTTCCCGTCTCCGGATCTTTTGTTCGTTCAACCGTCACATTGCGCGCGGGCGGCCAAACCGGCTTTGCATCTGTCATTGCTGGTTTAGTGGTCATCCTGCTACTCCTTTTCTTCACCCAACTCTTATACCACATGCCCCTATCCACCCTGGCGGCAATCGTCATTGTCTCTGTCACCGCACTAATTAACGTCAAACCCATTGTAAGCGCGTGGAAAGTACACAAACACGACGGCATTGTCGCCATATCGTCATTTGCACTCACCCTCATCTTCGCGCCACACCTCGACCAGGGCATCTTGATCGGTGCGTCCTTATCAATCGCCCTCTATCTCTATCGCACGATGAAACCGCGCGTGGCCTTCCTCGCCCGCCATCCCGACGGTGCGTTTCGAGACGCAGTAGAACACGATCTGGAATTGTGCGATGCAATTGCCACCATCCGATTTGATGGCTCATTGTATTTTGGTAGCGCGGGTGCTTTTGAAGACGCCGTATTGGAACGTATTCGCGATCCCAAATTGCGCTATGTGATTGTCGATGCCGAAGGGATAAATGAGATTGATGCCACGGGAAAGGAAATGCTGATCGGCGTGGTACAGCGGCTCCACGAGACCGGCATTGAAGTACTATTCACGCGTACAAAAAAGCAGATCCTGGACGCACTCAATCGCGCAGGCGTACTCGAAGCAATCGGCCGAGACAGATTTTACGCCACTCTCGACAGCGTATTAGCTCATGTTTGGGAGGCACTGGAAGACCAGTATCCCTGCGACAGATCGTGCCCTGCCGGATGTCCACTTCACCGCCCCAGACCAGATGGAGACGTATTTTATCGCGTATAG